In the Diprion similis isolate iyDipSimi1 chromosome 2, iyDipSimi1.1, whole genome shotgun sequence genome, one interval contains:
- the LOC124416610 gene encoding homogentisate 1,2-dioxygenase: protein MKDELKYLTGFGSEFSTEDERCPNSLPVGQNNPQKCPYGLYAEQLSGTAFTAPRLENKRSWLYRIRPSVLHKPFVPANEATHLTHNWDEIPPNPNQMRWKPFDVPTRQDPAVDFVQGLHTVCGAGDARVRSGIAIHVYLCNASMRDKALYNADGDFLIVPQLGALQITTEFGKMRVEPNEICVIQQGMRFSITVLGPSRGYILEVFDNHFQLPNLGPIGANGLANPRDFMTPVAWFEEREAPFTIICKYQGKLFAASQGHSPFDVVAWHGNYVPYKYDLDRFMVVNSVSFDHCDPSIFTVLTCPSNKPGTAVADFVIFPPRWSVQEHTFRPPYYHRNCMSEFMGLIKGRYEAKEEGFQAGGASLHSMMTPHGPDATCFEGASNAELRAERIADGTQAFMFESSFSLAVTKWGEHTCQRLDAEYYRCWQGLKKNFNLQALGENLPGGN from the exons ATGAAGGACGAACTTAAG TACCTCACCGGTTTTGGCTCCGAATTTTCCACCGAGGACGAACGCTGTCCAAACTCGTTGCCAGTTGGCCAAAACAATCCACAAAAGTGCCCTTATGGCCTTTACGCCGAACAACTATCTGGCACTGCTTTTACTG caCCGAGATTAGAGAATAAAAGAAGCTGGCTGTACCGCATCAGGCCATCTGTACTTCATAAACCGTTTGTTCCTGCAAATGAAGCCACACATCTAACACACAACTGGGATGAAATTCCACCAAACCCAAACCAG ATGCGGTGGAAACCCTTTGACGTACCGACTCGACAAGACCCTGCAGTTGACTTCGTTCAAGGTCTTCACACAGTCTGCGGTGCCGGAGACGCTCGGGTTCGTTCTGGTATCGCCATCCACGTTTATCTTTGCAACGCGTCGATGCGTGACAAAGCGCTCTACAACGCTGATGGCGACTTCTTGATCG TGCCCCAACTCGGCGCTTTGCAAATCACAACCGAATTCGGCAAGATGAGGGTGGAGCCGAACGAGATCTGTGTCATACAGCAGGGCATGCGTTTTTCGATTACTGTGCTGGGCCCATCGCGAGGCTACATCCTCGAGGTCTTCGACAATCACTTTCAGCTACCGAACCTCGGACCGATTG GTGCGAACGGACTTGCCAACCCTCGTGACTTCATGACGCCAGTGGCATGGTTCGAAGAGCGCGAAGCACCCTTCACGATAATCTGCAAGTATCAGGGTAAACTGTTCGCCGCATCTCAGGGTCACAGTCCCTTCGACGTTGTGGCCTGGCACGGAAATTACGTACCCTATAAGTACGATCTGGATCGGTTCATGGTCGTGAACTCTGTGTCCTTCGATCACTGT GATCCGTCGATTTTCACTGTCCTGACGTGCCCGTCCAACAAGCCTGGTACCGCCGTTGCAGACTTTGTGATATTTCCACCAAGATGGTCGGTTCAAGAACACACGTTCAGACCTCCGTATTACCATC GAAATTGTATGAGCGAGTTCATGGGCTTGATAAAGGGTCGTTACGAAGCCAAGGAAGAAGGATTTCAAGCCGGAGGTGCTTCTCTGCATTCGATGATGACGCCACACGGACCGGATGCCACGTGCTTCGAAGGTGCATCAAACGCAGAATTACGAGCTGAACGAATCGCTGATGGTACCCAAGCATTCATGTTCGAATCCTCCTTTAGTCTTGCTGTAACAAAATGGGGTGAACATACTTGTCAGCGTCTTGACGCCGAATACTACCGCTGTTGGCAAGGTCTGAAGAAGAATTTCAATCTTCAGGCTCTTGGGGAAAATTTACCGGGTGGAAATTAG
- the LOC124416611 gene encoding uracil phosphoribosyltransferase homolog isoform X1: protein MGSGDTATVINKISSDSSNEIIEEYGPNLRVLPTNNQVKELQTILRDKNTTRSDFKFYADRLIRLVIEESLNQLPFSKCSVTTPTGAKYKGLKYQKGNCGVSIVRSGEAMEQGLRDCCRSIRIGKILVESDVDTHEAKVVYAKFPDDIAERKVLLMYPIMSTGNTVIKAIAVLKEHNVLEENIILSNLFCTPFAAKTLVTAFPKMKILSSEIHHVAPNHFGQKYFGCSYHGVTGPPNAPMKNV from the exons ATGGGAAGTGGAGACACGGCaactgtaataaataaaatatcgagtGACAGTAGTAATGAAATTATCGAAGAGTACGGTCCGAATCTAAGAGTCTTACCAACAAATAACCAGGTCAAAGAATTGCAAACTATATTACGTGACAA GAACACAACGAGAAGCGATTTTAAATTCTACGCAGACCGTTTG ATCAGACTTGTGATAGAAGAAAGTCTCAATCAAttaccattttcaaaatgctCAGTGACAACTCCGACAGGTGCCAAGTACAAGGGACTCAAATATCAAAAAGGCAATTGCGGTGTGTCTATAGTTAGGAGTGGCGAAGCTATGGAACAG GGTCTCAGGGACTGTTGCCGTAGTATAAGAATTGGTAAAATATTGGTCGAAAGTGATGTTGACACTCATGAGGCCAAAGTTGTCTATGCTAAATTTCCAGACGATATAGCTGAAAGAAAGGTTCTTTTAATGTATCCGATAATGA GTACCGGAAATACTGTGATAAAAGCGATAGCTGTATTAAAAGAACATAACGTGTTGGAGGAAAACATCATCCTCTCTAATTTATTCTGTACACCGTTTGCTGCCAAAACTCTAGTCACTGCCTTCCCTAAG ATGAAGATCTTGTCCTCGGAAATTCACCACGTCGCGCCGAATCACTTTGGGCAAAAGTACTTTG GCTGTTCATACCATGGTGTGACGGGCCCTCCTAATGCaccaatgaaaaatgtttga
- the LOC124416611 gene encoding uracil phosphoribosyltransferase homolog isoform X2: protein MGSGDTATVINKISSDSSNEIIEEYGPNLRVLPTNNQVKELQTILRDKNTTRSDFKFYADRLIRLVIEESLNQLPFSKCSVTTPTGAKYKGLKYQKGNCGVSIVRSGEAMEQGLRDCCRSIRIGKILVESDVDTHEAKVVYAKFPDDIAERKVLLMYPIMSTGNTVIKAIAVLKEHNVLEENIILSNLFCTPFAAKTLVTAFPKMKILSSEIHHVAPNHFGQKYFGTD, encoded by the exons ATGGGAAGTGGAGACACGGCaactgtaataaataaaatatcgagtGACAGTAGTAATGAAATTATCGAAGAGTACGGTCCGAATCTAAGAGTCTTACCAACAAATAACCAGGTCAAAGAATTGCAAACTATATTACGTGACAA GAACACAACGAGAAGCGATTTTAAATTCTACGCAGACCGTTTG ATCAGACTTGTGATAGAAGAAAGTCTCAATCAAttaccattttcaaaatgctCAGTGACAACTCCGACAGGTGCCAAGTACAAGGGACTCAAATATCAAAAAGGCAATTGCGGTGTGTCTATAGTTAGGAGTGGCGAAGCTATGGAACAG GGTCTCAGGGACTGTTGCCGTAGTATAAGAATTGGTAAAATATTGGTCGAAAGTGATGTTGACACTCATGAGGCCAAAGTTGTCTATGCTAAATTTCCAGACGATATAGCTGAAAGAAAGGTTCTTTTAATGTATCCGATAATGA GTACCGGAAATACTGTGATAAAAGCGATAGCTGTATTAAAAGAACATAACGTGTTGGAGGAAAACATCATCCTCTCTAATTTATTCTGTACACCGTTTGCTGCCAAAACTCTAGTCACTGCCTTCCCTAAG ATGAAGATCTTGTCCTCGGAAATTCACCACGTCGCGCCGAATCACTTTGGGCAAAAGTACTTTGGTACGGATTGA
- the LOC124416611 gene encoding uracil phosphoribosyltransferase homolog isoform X3, translated as MGSGDTATVINKISSDSSNEIIEEYGPNLRVLPTNNQVKELQTILRDKNTTRSDFKFYADRLIRLVIEESLNQLPFSKCSVTTPTGAKYKGLKYQKGNCGVSIVRSGEAMEQGLRDCCRSIRIGKILVESDVDTHEAKVVYAKFPDDIAERKVLLMYPIMSTGNTVIKAIAVLKEHNVLEENIILSNLFCTPFAAKTLVTAFPKVCNLRQL; from the exons ATGGGAAGTGGAGACACGGCaactgtaataaataaaatatcgagtGACAGTAGTAATGAAATTATCGAAGAGTACGGTCCGAATCTAAGAGTCTTACCAACAAATAACCAGGTCAAAGAATTGCAAACTATATTACGTGACAA GAACACAACGAGAAGCGATTTTAAATTCTACGCAGACCGTTTG ATCAGACTTGTGATAGAAGAAAGTCTCAATCAAttaccattttcaaaatgctCAGTGACAACTCCGACAGGTGCCAAGTACAAGGGACTCAAATATCAAAAAGGCAATTGCGGTGTGTCTATAGTTAGGAGTGGCGAAGCTATGGAACAG GGTCTCAGGGACTGTTGCCGTAGTATAAGAATTGGTAAAATATTGGTCGAAAGTGATGTTGACACTCATGAGGCCAAAGTTGTCTATGCTAAATTTCCAGACGATATAGCTGAAAGAAAGGTTCTTTTAATGTATCCGATAATGA GTACCGGAAATACTGTGATAAAAGCGATAGCTGTATTAAAAGAACATAACGTGTTGGAGGAAAACATCATCCTCTCTAATTTATTCTGTACACCGTTTGCTGCCAAAACTCTAGTCACTGCCTTCCCTAAGGTATGTAATTTACGTCAATTATAG
- the LOC124416612 gene encoding SH3 domain-binding glutamic acid-rich protein homolog, which produces MVVKVYISGISGNKEVKKRQQRVLMILESKNVPYEVTDITEPGKEAEKEFMQSKSNPKDSKYPLPPQLFNDEEYCGDYEDFDLANEIDELEKFLKVTPAISTAEITLGSKSPPKETQQNGNTSSREPSIEKPASTTEPESAAERRSSTIEETQTSEPKVVKNETAEANESLEAPKDEVKDTQDDNTELPDDGADKNEEKSDDQAKEE; this is translated from the exons ATGGTTGTGAAAGTTTACATATCAGGGATTAGTGGAAATAAGGAA GTAAAAAAACGACAGCAGCGGGTACTTATGATTCTGGAGAGTAAAAATGTTCCATATGAAGTAACGGATATCACAGAGCCAGGAAAAGAGGCGGAGAAGGAGTTCATGCAGAGTAAAAGTAACCCAAAAGATAGCAAATATCCACTACCACCGCAATTATTCAACGACGAAGAATATTGTGGa GATTATGAAGACTTTGATTTGGCCAATGAAATTGACGAATTAGAGAAGTTCCTAAAAGTGACACCTGCAATTAGCACTGCAGAAATAACTCTTGGAAGTAAATCTCCGCCTAAAGAAACTCAACAAAATGGAAATACATCTAGCCGAGAG CCGTCCATCGAAAAACCTGCATCAACGACTGAACCAGAAAG TGCTGCTGAAAGGAGATCTTCGACGATTGAAGAGACTCAAACGAGTGAACCGAAGGTGGTAAAAAACGAGACTGCCGAAGCGAACGAATCATTGGAAGCACCCAAAGATGAGGTAAAAGACACACAAGATGATAACACTGAATTACCTGACGATGGTGCtgataaaaatgaagagaaatctGACGACCAAGCAAAGGAAGAATAG
- the LOC124410879 gene encoding iron-sulfur clusters transporter ABCB7, mitochondrial translates to MLGFTLWNRLLKSGLNDRELWIKTVKFSSCAARPVLLYRGSTHRYHLRGSPITVIGLRYCSGNVIDRAQKKKNVPQSKPVVTPVKILSVVTGVTGGKPGQQKRNCFHPGASSMSRDAISFGDRPPVTSKDMIKGMLSYIWPKDDPAIKQRVQLALGLLVGAKVLNVTVPFIFKYAIDTLNTQMVAVGGAPLLSMGTAPETVATVGTSLLIGYGIARAGAAGINELRNAVFAKVAQHSIRKIAKNVFLHLHNMDLAFHLGRQTGALSKTIDRGSRGINFVLTAMVFNVVPTIFELALVSTILGVKCGPEFAAVALGCVGIYTAYTLSVTQWRTKFRVYMNQAENEAGNKAIDSLINYETVKYFNNEQYEADRYNQSLKKYEAASLKTSTSLAMLNFGQHAIFSGALSLIMVLTAKNIVNGTMTVGDLVMVNALLFQLSVPLGFLGSVYREVRQALIDMQTMFTLMMMDSSIKNKENTIPFHVTPSTSEITFKNVKFQYIEGKPIFEDLNFTIPSGKKVAIVGGSGSGKSSIVRLLYRFFEPQEGDIYINGQNIRDVNMDDLRKSIAIVPQDSVLFHDTIFYNLHYGNLSSTEEDVHKATEMANLHASILKWPKGYQTQVGERGLKLSGGEKQRVAIARAILKNSPILVFDEATSSLDSITEHNILEALRRATIGRTSIVIAHRLSTVMDADEILVLDGGKLVEQGTHGELISKPNSLYNRLWEAQHMGMTQKKVDANS, encoded by the exons ATGTTGGGGTTCACTTTATGGAATCGTCTTCTAAAATCTGGGCTAAATGACAGAGAACTTTGGATAAAAACTGTCAAATTTTCGTCCTGTGCCGCGAGACCTGTCCTTTTGTACAGAGGTTCGACACACAGGTATCACCTTCGTGGATCGCCTATTACAGTAATCGGACTAAGG taCTGTAGTGGCAATGTCATCGACCGAgcgcaaaagaagaaaaatgtaccACAATCAAAACCTGTGGTCACACCGGTTAAAATTCTATCGGTAGTAACCGGTGTAACTGGTGGTAAACCGGGTCAACAAAAGCGAAACTGTTTTCACCCTGGAGCGTCGAGTATGAGTCGAGATGCGATCAGCTTTGGGGATCGACCTCCAGTCACGAGCAAAGACATGATTAAAGGAATGCTCAGTTATATTTGGCCAAAG GATGATCCAGCAATCAAGCAAAGGGTTCAATTAGCACTGGGTCTACTAGTTGGCGCAAAAGTTTTGAATGTTACCGTACCATTCATATTCAAATATGCTATTGACACATTGAATACTCAAATGGTAGCGGTTGGTGGCGCACCTTTACTGAGCATGGGAACAGCTCCCGAAACGGTGGCTACCGTAGGAACGTCTCTACTCATCGGCT aTGGAATAGCGCGTGCCGGTGCAGCTGGAATAAATGAATTGCGAAATGCGGTATTTGCCAAGGTAGCGCAGCACTCGATACGTAAAATAGCTAAGAACGTATTTCTCCACTTGCATAACATGGATCTGGCGTTTCATTTGGGCAGACAAACTGGTGCCCTTTCCAAG ACAATAGACCGAGGCAGTCGAGGTATAAATTTCGTGCTTACTGCCATGGTGTTCAACGTTGTCCCAACGATATTTGAACTTGCATTAGTGAGTACCATTCTGGGCGTTAAATGCGGGCCCGAGTTTGCTGCCGTCGCTCTGGGGTGCGTAGGAATTTATACAGCTTACACCCTGAGTGTAACGCAATGGAGGACAAAGTTTCGCGTGTATATGAATCAAGCTGAAAACGAAGCTGGTAACAAAGCGATTGACTCCCTTATCAATTATGAAACAGTAAAA tattttaatAACGAACAGTACGAAGCCGACAGATACAACCAATCATTAAAGAAATACGAAGCAGCCTCTTTAAAAACTAGTACCAGTTTAGCAATGCTAAATTTTGGACAGCATGCCATATTTAGTGGTGCCTTGAGCTTGATAATGGTCTTAACCGCTAAGAACATAGTCAATG GAACAATGACTGTTGGTGATTTAGTGATGGTCAATGCATTACTATTTCAATTATCAGTTCCACTAGGATTTCTTGGGTCGGTATATCGAGAAGTCAGACAGGCACTTATAGATATGCAAACCATGTTCACGTTAATGATGATGGACAGTTCAATCAAG aataaGGAAAACACCATACCTTTTCACGTTACACCAAGTACTTCCGAAATCACTTTTAAAAATGTGAAGTTCCAATACATTGAAGGAAAACCAATCTTTGAAGACCTGAACTTCACTATTCCAAGTGGTAAAAAAGTTGCTATAGTTGGTGGCTCAGGTTCAGG AAAGTCATCTATTGTCAGATTACTCTATCGGTTCTTTGAACCACAGGAAGgtgacatatatataaatggcCAAAATATTCGCGATGTCAATATGGATGATCTTAGAAAATCGATAGCCATTGTACCTcag GATTCTGTGCTATTTCACgatacaatattttacaatttacatTATGGAAATCTCAGTAGCACCGAAGAAGACGTACATAAGGCGACAGAAATGGCAAATTTGCATGCGTCTATTTTGAAATGGCCTAAAGGCTATCAGACTCAAGTTGGAGAACGTGGATTAAAATTAAGTGGaggtgaaaaacaaagagtGGCGATAGCTAGGGCAATATTGAAAAACAGTCCGATCTTGGTATTCGACGAAGCTACGTCTTCCCTAGACTCAATAACAGAACAT AATATTTTGGAGGCTTTAAGACGTGCAACAATTGGACGTACATCAATAGTGATTGCCCATCGTTTGTCAACTGTTATGGATGCCGATGAGATTTTAGTCCTGGATGGTGGAAAATTAGTGGAGCAAGGAACACATGGCGAATTAATTTCCAAACCAAATTCTTTGTACAATAGGCTTTGGGAAGCTCAGCACATGGGCAtgactcaaaaaaaagttgatgctAATAGTTAA